In Carassius carassius chromosome 5, fCarCar2.1, whole genome shotgun sequence, one genomic interval encodes:
- the LOC132140962 gene encoding selenocysteine insertion sequence-binding protein 2-like isoform X5, with amino-acid sequence MWNQSSPEDWFKRRQRSVDNQHDTTPRTHINNSSSHSNKSASPQTHRDLNDGSNKQTVKILKDNRAEPSPQDKRISRRSTDRGYRGTKPSPNPAERAKLAISCSSTFEMKLADFPELGDIPPSNPTVASLHQEAWVCAGAVTPAERQSSPAPICKNVPKRRTKSAQQVPPSGKCDMSTAVTADQDSLVWTVNPTGSSAQSWANVASQPPRVIQKSLKASTLSEEDLTTQPVEQKTEKKKRKKKKKSKTASENTDETLEEHQIQQEPPKFEDEEEFPDLSLAFELKGHSVAQKEGLSLHKGTTPTSASSDPKKTQQASQKKSKVPVKLDLGNMLAVLEEKHQSQKSKQDQRPLTLSVGGALPVVHKEPTVQKKSRQQENTPHNPLDSTCPLVKKGKQREVPKAKKPTPLKRVILREREERKQNRLLEERDPAREEAEAGEKETSNSENPSETSIADHDQDLHTDIDDNPELVGTEESERGKPGSPTHHKLEESISENGTLKSWNPNSNPSLPKIHSRKFRDYCNQVLRKDVDECVSSLLKELVRFQDRLYQKDPMKARMKRRLVMGLREVLKHLKLRKVKCVIISPNCERIQSKGGLDEALHTIIDTCRDQGVPFVFALSRKALGRCVNKAVPVSLVGIFNYDGAQDHYHKMIELSAEARKAYEVMIANLEAVSQEEQEEQEEVEPSGEPSGTEEPEYMKIWKKMLEKDYNHPFLNFEERFSSISISSEQLLDDHEGS; translated from the exons ATGTGGAAT CAGTCGTCACCAGAGGACTGGTTCAAGAGAAGGCAGAGATCAGTAGACAATCAGCATGACACAACACCAAGGACACACATCAACAACAGCAGCTCTCACAGCAACAAGAGCGCTAGTCCCCAAACCCACCGTGATCTCAACGATGGTTCAAACAAGCAAACTGTAAAG ATACTGAAGGACAACAGAGCTGAGCCTTCCCCTCAGGACAAAAGAATCAGCAGGAGATCAACCGACAGAG GTTACAGAGGGACCAAACCTTCCCCAAACCCCGCAGAGAGAGCCAAATTAGCCATTTCATGTAGTAGCACATTTGAAATGAAACTTGCTGATTTCCCTGAATTAGGTGACATCCCACCGAGCAACCCTACAGTAGCGTCGCTGCACCAGGAAGCATGGGTCTGTGCTGGTGCAGTCACGCCAGCGGAGCGTCAGAGTTCACCAGCACCCATCTGTAAG AATGTACCAAAGCGAAGAACCAAGTCAGCACAGCAAGTCCCACCCAGTGGAAAGTGTGACATGTCAACAGCTGTCACAGCAG ATCAGGACAGTCTAGTTTGGACAGTCAATCCCACTGGATCTTCTGCTCAGTCCTGGGCAAACGTTGCTTCTCAGCCTCCCAGAGTCATCCAGAAAAGCCTCAAAGCCAGCACACTGTCTGAG GAGGATTTAACTACACAGCCAGtagaacagaaaacagaaaagaagaagaggaagaaaaagaagaaatctaaaacagcatctgaaaacacaGATGAGACCTTAGAGGAACATCAGATACAGCAGGAGCCTCCAAAGTTTGAG gaTGAAGAAGAGTTTCCAGACCTGTCACTTGCATTT gAACTGAAAGGACATTCAGTAGCACAAAAAGAGGGATTGTCCTTACACAAAGGCACTACACCCACTTCTGCGTCCAGTGACCCTAAGAAAACACAG CAGGCTAGTCAGAAGAAGTCAAAAGTTCCTGTAAAGCTTGACCTTGGAAACATGCTGGCCGTTCTTGAGGAGAAGCATCAGTCTCAGAAGTCTAAACAAGACCAGCGACCACTAACACTTTCAG TTGGAGGAGCTCTCCCTGTAGTCCACAAAGAACCTACCGTTCAGAAAAAGTCAAGGCAGCAAGAGAATACACCACACAACCCGCTGGACTCCACCTGTCCTTTAGTGAAGAAGGGAAAACAGCGAGAAGTTCCCAAGGCCAAAAAACCAACACCACTCAAAAGA GTCATTCTTCGGGAGAGAGAGGAAAGGAAACAGAACCGCCTGCTGGAGGAGAGAGACCCGGCCCGAGAGGAAGCCGAGGCCGGAGAAAAGGAAACTAGTAATAGTGAGAATCCTTCTGAAACCAGCATCGCTGACCATGACCAAGATCTTCACACAG ATATAGATGACAACCCTGAACTCGTTGGTACGGAGGAGTCCGAGAGAGGCAAGCCTGGTTCACCGACTCATCACAAGTTGGAGGAAAGCATTTCAGAAAATGGAACACTAAAATCCTGGAATCCTAATTCCAATCCCAGTCTTCCTAAAATCCACAGCAGGAAGTTCAGAGA CTACTGCAACCAAGTGCTTAGGAAAGATGTAGATGAATGTGTAAGCAGCTTACTGAAGGAGCTGGTGAGGTTTCAGGATCGTCTTTATCAGAAAGACCCCATGAAGGCCAGGATGAAGCGCAGGCTGGTCATGGGCCTACGAGAGGTGCTGAAACACCTCAAACTCAGGAAGGTCAAGTGCGTAATCATCTCGCCCAACTGTGAACGCATTCAGTCCAAAG GCGGTCTAGACGAGGCTCTCCACACGATCATCGACACATGCCGGGATCAGGGCGTCCCGTTTGTGTTTGCCTTGTCAAGGAAGGCGCTGGGCCGCTGTGTTAATAAAGCTGTGCCTGTTAGCTTGGTGGGCATCTTTAACTATGATGGGGCACAG GACCACTATCACAAAATGATTGAGTTATCGGCTGAGGCCAGGAAGGCCTATGAGGTGATGATTGCAAATCTGGAAGCTGTATCACAGGAAGAGcaggaggagcaggaggaggtGGAGCCGTCAGGAGAACCTTCTGGAACTGAAGAGCCCGAGTACA TGAAAATCTGGAAGAAAATGCTCGAGAAAGATTACAACCACCCTTTCCTAAATTTTGAGGAGCGGTTTTCATCCATTTCTATTAGTTCAGAGCAGCTGCTGGATGACCATGAAGGAAGTTGA